One stretch of Plutella xylostella chromosome 15, ilPluXylo3.1, whole genome shotgun sequence DNA includes these proteins:
- the LOC119691224 gene encoding tubulin beta-4B chain — MREIIHLQVGSCGNMIGSKFWEVISDEHGIDPCGCYHGDSDLQLERINVYFNEASGGKYVPRAVLIDLKPTTLDAVRSGPFGCIYRPDNYVYGANCAANNWARGHYTEGVEIIESCLDVIRREAEGCDCLQGFQLTHSLGGGTGSGLGSLLLNRVREEYPDRIISSFSVFPSPRVSDCVVEPYNCVLSVNQLVECTDHTFCLDNEALYDICFRTLKLTTPTHGDLNHLISATMSGVTTCLRFPGQLNADLRKLAVNMVPFPRLHFYVPGFAPLTSRGSQQYRALTVPELTLQMFDAKNMMVACDPRHGRYLTVATIFRGRMSMKEVDEQLLNVQNKNSTYFVEWIPNNVKVAVCDIPPRGLKLSSTFMGNTTAIQVIFKRVAEQFTAMFRRKAFLHWYTGEGMDELEFTEAESNMHDLVAEYQQYQDAAADDEGEFEEEGEELE; from the exons ATGAGGGAAATTATCCACTTGCAAGTTGGGTCCTGCGGGAACATGATCGGATCCAAG TTCTGGGAGGTGATATCGGACGAGCACGGCATCGACCCGTGCGGCTGCTACCACGGCGACTCGGACCTGCAGCTGGAGCGCATCAACGTGTACTTCAACGAGGCGTCGGGCGGCAAGTACGTGCCGCGCGCCGTGCTCATCGACCTGAAGCCCACCACGCTGGACGCCGTGCGCTCCGGCCCCTTCGGCTGCATCTACCGCCCCGACAACTACGTGTACGGGGCCAACTGCGCCGCCAACAACTGGGCGCGCGGCCACTACACCGAGGGCGTCGAGATCATCGAGTCCTGCCTCGACGTGATCCGCCGCGAGGCCGAGGGCTGCGACTGCCTCCAGGGTTTCCAGCTCACGCACTCGCTCGGCGGCGGCACCGGCTCCGGGCTCGGCTCGCTGCTGCTCAACCGCGTGCGCGAGGAGTACCCGGACCGCATCATCTCCTCCTTCTCCGTGTTCCCCTCCCCCCGCGTGTCCGACTGCGTCGTGGAGCCCTACAACTGCGTGCTGTCCGTGAACCAGCTGGTGGAGTGCACGGACCACACGTTCTGTCTGGACAACGAGGCGCTGTACGACATCTGCTTCCGCACGCTGAAGCTGACGACGCCGACGCACGGCGACCTGAACCACCTGATTTCTGCCACCATGTCGGGCGTGACGACGTGCCTGCGCTTCCCGGGGCAGCTGAACGCGGACCTGCGCAAGCTGGCCGTCAACATGGTGCCGTTCCCGCGCCTGCACTTCTACGTGCCTGGGTTCGCGCCGCTGACGTCACGAGGCAGCCAGCAGTACCGCGCGCTGACTGTGCCCGAGCTGACGCTGCAAATGTTTGATGCGAAGAACATGATGGTGGCGTGCGACCCGCGGCACGGCCGCTACCTGACCGTGGCCACGATCTTCCGCGGCCGCATGAGCATGAAGGAAGTGGACGAGCAGCTGCTGAATGTGCAGAACAAGAACAGCACGTACTTCGTGGAGTGGATCCCCAACAACGTGAAGGTGGCGGTGTGCGACATCCCGCCGCGGGGGCTCAAGCTGTCTTCAACCTTCATGGGCAACACGACAGCCATCCAAGTCATCTTCAAGCGAGTAGCGGAGCAGTTCACTGCTATGTTCAGGCGGAAAGCGTTCCTCCACTGGTACACTGGTGAAGGCATGGACGAGCTGGAGTTCACGGAGGCGGAGTCCAACATGCACGACCTGGTGGCGGAGTACCAGCAGTACCAGGACGCCGCGGCGGACGACGAGGGCGAGTTCGAGGAGGAGGGCGAGGAGTTGGAGTAG
- the LOC125489631 gene encoding uncharacterized protein LOC125489631: MAKCGGCGKFMGPTGGAKCNKCKVIYHLPCLGLTEKDKIPATWICVECKRHVPRDNRADTPVRGAPSHAEPDVMEVVYAAEVSGNTAASDLSEESKVELGLEIRLFRNDLRAVREEIRQFRTEMSDLRSAMSEADSRLTKMDARVVELETKMAVSGTGKLEEMIADLKLEIQEKDQDMLLNDLEFSHIPLVCRPPPLLR; encoded by the coding sequence ATGGCTAAGTGTGGCGGTTGTGGTAAATTCATGGGGCCAACAGGGGGCGCTAAATGCAACAAATGCAAGGTGATTTACCACCTGCCCTGCCTCGGTCTAACTGAAAAGGACAAGATTCCCGCCACCTGGATATGCGTCGAATGCAAGCGACATGTCCCTAGGGACAACAGGGCCGACACCCCGGTCAGAGGCGCTCCCTCACACGCAGAACCTGACGTCATGGAGGTGGTGTACGCTGCAGAGGTCTCCGGTAACACCGCGGCCAGCGACCTGTCGGAGGAGTCCAAAGTCGAGCTGGGCCTTGAAATACGCCTCTTCAGGAACGACCTTCGTGCAGTCCGGGAGGAAATTAGACAATTCCGGACGGAAATGTCTGATCTGAGGTCAGCTATGTCTGAAGCCGATAGTCGGCTGACAAAAATGGATGCCCGAGTAGTCGAGTTGGAGACCAAGATGGCAGTGTCCGGTACTGGGAAGCTGGAAGAGATGATAGCTGACCTTAAATTAGAAATACAGGAGAAAGACCAAGACATGCTCCTGA